A stretch of the Porifericola rhodea genome encodes the following:
- a CDS encoding 5-formyltetrahydrofolate cyclo-ligase, which produces MTKAEARKHFRKQRRLLSKEAYQLANQQIYKHLMPWLKELKPRTVHCFLPIHKNREVNTWPLIRELQSENIGVVVSRTDLQQNSMEHFILEEGTACPENVWGIPEPEGESLVRVTEEEIALVLVPLLAFDLQGQRVGYGKGYYDLFLSKCLPNTLKVGLSLFEPIEKIKDIYPHDIGLTHAVSPNKLWDFKHSQC; this is translated from the coding sequence GTGACTAAAGCAGAGGCCCGCAAGCATTTTCGTAAGCAGCGAAGGCTGTTAAGTAAGGAGGCTTACCAATTAGCTAACCAACAGATATATAAGCACCTGATGCCCTGGCTAAAGGAACTAAAACCTCGTACAGTACATTGTTTTCTTCCCATTCATAAAAACAGAGAAGTAAATACCTGGCCGCTAATCAGAGAGTTACAGTCCGAAAATATAGGCGTGGTAGTATCTCGTACCGATTTGCAGCAGAATAGTATGGAGCATTTTATACTGGAAGAAGGAACTGCCTGTCCGGAAAATGTATGGGGTATACCTGAACCAGAAGGTGAATCTCTGGTTAGAGTAACAGAAGAAGAGATAGCGCTGGTGCTGGTTCCACTGCTGGCTTTTGATTTGCAGGGGCAACGTGTAGGTTATGGCAAAGGCTATTACGATTTGTTTTTAAGCAAGTGCTTACCCAATACTCTTAAGGTAGGTCTTTCCCTTTTTGAACCCATTGAAAAGATTAAAGACATTTACCCGCACGATATTGGGCTTACCCATGCTGTCAGTCCGAACAAGCTTTGGGATTTTAAGCATTCTCAGTGCTAA
- the trkA gene encoding Trk system potassium transporter TrkA, whose product MKIIIAGAGDVGKHLAKLLAYENQDIVVIDLNQERLRQLGSQLDVSTIKGSSTSFKVLKDANVGEADLLIAVTESEEVNLATSFIAKQLGVKRTVARISNEEYLMSKETLDLRKVGIDELISPESLAAREIRRLLRIAAVTDTFEFDQGLLSLIGITIDRDSPLINHSLAETSRLNPYNSFVTVAILRDGRTIIPRGDTRIEPNDHVYFIAEPNGIDRVLDLTGKKKIEIKNIMILGGSKAAYHTARKLSTNYNVKLIERDRDKCFDLADQLPKSLIINGDGRDVEILEEEGLANMDAFLALTGDSETNIISCLVAKDKGVKKTIALVENIDYIHLSQNIGVDTMINKKLIAANFIFRYIRKGDVVSITGIHGVEAEILEYEVNNNCRIANKQLKDLEFPKDAVIGGVVRRGKGQVAMGNFQFEPNDRVVILSKRESLSEVEKFFK is encoded by the coding sequence ATGAAAATTATCATTGCGGGTGCAGGAGATGTAGGTAAACACTTGGCTAAATTGTTGGCCTACGAAAATCAGGATATTGTAGTAATCGACCTCAATCAGGAAAGGTTACGTCAGTTGGGGAGCCAACTGGATGTTTCTACAATTAAAGGTAGCTCTACTTCTTTTAAAGTACTTAAAGATGCCAATGTAGGTGAGGCTGACCTTTTGATTGCTGTTACGGAGTCTGAAGAGGTAAACCTCGCAACTTCTTTTATTGCCAAACAACTAGGGGTAAAGCGTACGGTGGCTCGTATTTCTAACGAGGAATACCTTATGAGTAAAGAAACGCTGGACTTACGCAAGGTAGGTATTGATGAGCTAATTTCGCCAGAATCACTAGCCGCACGAGAAATACGCCGCCTACTCAGGATTGCCGCAGTAACTGATACTTTTGAGTTTGATCAGGGGTTGCTTTCCCTCATCGGAATTACCATAGACCGTGATAGCCCGCTAATTAACCATTCGCTAGCTGAGACATCGCGCCTCAACCCGTATAATAGCTTTGTAACAGTTGCTATTTTAAGAGATGGGCGTACCATTATTCCTAGGGGAGATACCCGCATTGAGCCTAATGATCATGTGTACTTTATCGCTGAGCCTAATGGAATAGATCGCGTGCTTGACCTAACCGGTAAGAAAAAAATAGAGATCAAAAACATTATGATACTGGGAGGTAGTAAGGCCGCCTACCACACCGCACGCAAGCTAAGTACCAACTATAATGTAAAGCTGATTGAACGAGACAGGGATAAATGCTTTGATCTGGCAGATCAGCTTCCTAAATCACTGATTATCAACGGAGATGGTAGGGATGTGGAGATTCTGGAAGAAGAAGGGCTGGCTAATATGGATGCATTTCTGGCTCTTACCGGAGATTCTGAGACTAATATTATTAGCTGCCTGGTCGCTAAAGATAAGGGCGTTAAAAAAACCATTGCCCTGGTAGAAAATATAGACTATATCCACCTGAGCCAGAATATAGGAGTGGATACAATGATCAACAAGAAGCTGATAGCAGCAAACTTTATCTTCCGCTATATTCGTAAGGGTGATGTTGTGTCAATTACCGGTATACATGGCGTAGAAGCTGAAATTCTGGAGTATGAAGTCAACAATAATTGCAGAATCGCAAATAAGCAGCTCAAAGATCTTGAGTTTCCTAAAGACGCGGTGATCGGAGGAGTGGTAAGAAGGGGCAAAGGTCAGGTAGCAATGGGTAACTTTCAGTTTGAGCCAAATGATAGAGTCGTAATATTAAGCAAAAGAGAAAGCTTGTCGGAAGTAGAAAAATTCTTTAAATGA
- a CDS encoding TrkH family potassium uptake protein encodes MKFNWKVLFNILGVLLMFNGGFMLLSLLVSFFYEQSSWKAILASAGVSFLTGILTWWATRKQENKELRSKDGYLVVTLGWVLMSFFGSLPYIFSGTIPSYPDAFFESISGFTTTGATILTDIEAVSKDILFWRSLTQWIGGMGIIVLAVAILPILGIGGMQLFVAEAPGVTPDKLKPRIRDTAKRLWILYIGLTALETILLMLGGMSFYEAINHGLTTMATGGFSPKNASIAYYDSPYLQYVIIVFMFLAGTSFSLTYFAFKGAFNKVWQNEEFRYYLFSVGIIILISTLAIFIVSDASLEKSFRDAAFQVISVISTTGFITADYTAWAPLLTVIFFLLMFIGASAGSTAGGVKIVRHIVLIKNSILEMKRQVHPSAIIPVRLNGKAITQDITFNVLAFFIIYITIFAIGSVVLALIGVDFMTSVGAVATSLGNIGPGFGTVGPVDNFAHLPAAAKWVLSFLMLLGRLELFTVLILFTPYFWNRNV; translated from the coding sequence ATGAAATTCAACTGGAAAGTCCTCTTCAACATTCTAGGTGTATTACTAATGTTCAATGGGGGCTTTATGCTGCTCTCTCTCCTGGTATCTTTCTTTTATGAGCAGTCAAGCTGGAAAGCCATTTTAGCTTCTGCTGGGGTTTCTTTTTTAACGGGCATCCTCACCTGGTGGGCCACTCGCAAGCAGGAAAACAAAGAGCTAAGAAGCAAAGACGGCTATCTGGTAGTTACCTTAGGTTGGGTGCTTATGTCATTTTTCGGCTCTCTACCCTATATTTTTAGTGGTACTATTCCCTCTTACCCCGATGCCTTTTTTGAGTCTATCTCGGGCTTTACTACTACAGGGGCTACCATCCTAACCGATATTGAAGCAGTTTCTAAAGATATTCTTTTTTGGCGTAGCCTTACGCAGTGGATTGGTGGTATGGGAATTATCGTGCTGGCAGTAGCTATTTTACCAATATTAGGAATTGGTGGAATGCAGCTTTTTGTGGCCGAGGCGCCGGGTGTCACACCTGACAAACTTAAGCCTCGGATTCGTGATACTGCCAAAAGACTATGGATACTGTATATTGGCCTTACTGCTTTAGAAACAATACTACTTATGCTGGGAGGCATGAGCTTTTATGAGGCAATCAATCATGGTCTGACTACTATGGCCACCGGAGGTTTCTCCCCTAAAAATGCCAGTATCGCCTATTATGATTCTCCTTACCTACAGTATGTCATCATTGTATTTATGTTTTTGGCGGGTACCAGTTTTTCCCTCACTTATTTCGCTTTTAAAGGTGCCTTTAACAAAGTTTGGCAAAATGAGGAGTTTCGGTATTATCTCTTCTCGGTAGGCATCATCATTCTTATTAGTACTCTGGCCATCTTTATAGTGAGTGATGCCAGTCTAGAAAAATCTTTTCGAGATGCGGCTTTTCAGGTAATTTCAGTAATCAGTACTACTGGCTTTATTACCGCAGATTACACTGCCTGGGCACCCTTGCTCACAGTGATATTCTTTTTACTTATGTTTATTGGTGCTTCGGCAGGCTCTACCGCAGGGGGCGTCAAAATAGTACGTCATATTGTACTGATCAAAAATAGTATTCTGGAAATGAAACGTCAGGTTCACCCCTCTGCCATTATTCCTGTAAGGCTCAATGGTAAGGCGATAACTCAGGATATTACTTTTAACGTACTGGCCTTCTTTATTATTTATATCACCATTTTTGCGATTGGATCCGTTGTGCTGGCTCTCATAGGCGTAGACTTTATGACCTCTGTAGGGGCAGTAGCCACATCTTTAGGCAATATAGGCCCTGGGTTTGGTACAGTAGGGCCGGTAGACAATTTTGCCCACCTGCCCGCAGCTGCTAAATGGGTGCTTTCCTTTCTAATGTTATTGGGGAGGCTGG